Proteins co-encoded in one alpha proteobacterium HIMB5 genomic window:
- a CDS encoding nicotinate-nucleotide diphosphorylase (carboxylating) (PFAM: Quinolinate phosphoribosyl transferase, C-terminal domain; Quinolinate phosphoribosyl transferase, N-terminal domain~TIGRFAM: nicotinate-nucleotide pyrophosphorylase) — protein MSQVKLSKNYIKDRVKLALNEDLYPYGDITTNLVKDNKHIKFKLISNQNSIIAGILFAKFAFQIIDRKTKFIIKKKDGFSVKKNSVIAIIEGKAKSILTAERVALNFLSHISGIATKTNQFVKLAGKKTKIYCTRKTIPNMRVIQKYAVRIGGGKNHRFNLSDEYLIKDNHIASSNLKSLVELAIKNKKGRKITVEVDNLKQLKQILGLKFDTVLFDNMNLNSLKTGIKLTKKYYETEASGNINLNNIKKVAATGVNRISIGSITHSAPAVDFKLQY, from the coding sequence GAGATATTACAACAAATCTTGTTAAAGATAACAAACATATAAAGTTCAAACTTATTTCTAATCAAAACTCAATTATAGCTGGAATATTATTTGCTAAATTTGCATTTCAAATAATTGATAGAAAAACAAAATTTATAATAAAAAAAAAAGATGGTTTCTCTGTAAAAAAAAATTCTGTAATTGCAATAATAGAAGGAAAAGCTAAATCTATTTTAACTGCTGAAAGAGTAGCTTTAAACTTTTTGTCTCACATTTCAGGAATTGCAACTAAAACTAATCAATTTGTAAAACTAGCTGGCAAAAAAACTAAAATTTATTGTACCAGAAAAACTATTCCTAATATGCGAGTTATTCAAAAGTATGCAGTAAGAATTGGTGGAGGAAAAAATCATCGATTTAATTTAAGTGATGAGTACCTAATTAAAGATAACCATATCGCTAGTTCAAATCTAAAATCTCTCGTAGAGCTGGCTATCAAAAATAAAAAAGGTAGAAAAATTACTGTTGAGGTAGATAATTTAAAACAATTGAAACAAATATTAGGATTAAAATTTGATACAGTTTTGTTTGATAATATGAATTTAAATTCATTAAAGACAGGTATTAAACTTACAAAAAAATATTATGAAACTGAGGCTTCAGGTAATATTAATTTAAATAATATTAAAAAAGTTGCTGCTACAGGTGTAAATAGAATTTCCATTGGAAGCATAACTCATAGCGCTCCTGCAGTTGACTTTAAATTACAGTATTAA